The window CCCTTGGCCTAAGGACCCTTACTTTCGGGAGCTTGGCCTTTGGCAATATGAAAATTGCGTAGAGGGCATCGAGGCTTGGACGATGGCTCCCTTTACTAGAGCTCTCAACTGGACAAGGGAGGAGGTCAACATGTTCCTCATCGACGTGCGGAAGGATATGAAGGACAGGGGAATACACGCGTACAGTCCAGTGTGAGTCGCCGGTTTCCCCTTCTTGCTTTTCAAACTGCACCACTCTCACCACCTGTATGTATGTCGACTCGCCGCTTTTTGTTTTCTCACTGACCAATCAGCTACTTTATCCATGCGAGAAAACCACTCCAAGAGGAGCACTAAGTCCTCGGGGACGAAGAATGCTGACTTATCGGAACACTTTAAAGTATATCTAAAATACCGATATTGTTTGGGTCTGGCATGTTGAATTACAGGCCCCCGGAGGTGCGGTCACATTCTTAGTCCATCGGCCTGGTGCGCCGGCCCAGACCCATGGTTTAAAGGTTGGGTGGACAATTGGATATCAAAGGTGGAATTCTCCCAGTCACAACCCGCCCATGCTGCAGAATTCTGTGGCTTCCGTCTTAGGAGAGTGCCGCCGTTCCCGGTACGTCTGGGACCCTCGCTTGTTGGAAGCAAACAATATCCATGAACAAGCAGCGCCCCCTGTAACCAACCTGCATGATCGTCTCCAGCCAAGAAGAGGGGTAGCATTTGTTTGTAAGAGAGATAAATGGTCCTTATCCTATAACTCTCAGTTCCTATTGTCGTCGTTTTTCAAACGCACCGCTCTCGATTTGATCACCCGTGTCTTGGTCTTTGACTGACGCCACGATGGCCGACAATCAAGCCAACACGGCATCTGCCAATGATCCTGCGCCCGCCAGTGATCCTCCAGCTCCCAATGGCCCTGGTATCAATACCGGCCCTGTCATTGTGGCTGATGACGATGCAAGGACTCTTGGGAAAACTACAGCAGCTGTGCCACTACTGACTGGTGGATGTAGCTTACAGATGAAGCCGCGTCTGACATAGCAACTGTAAGCAGAAAACCACCACTGGCCTGGTTTTCAATGTAGTAGGCTCGCTTCTAACAAATTTAGAGCGTGGCGTCTTCAAGCGCAAGCTTGGCCAGTTCGATCCTCCGACACCGCATTGAGAACGGAAGGACTTACCACAAGTATAAGGATGGCAGTGAGCTCCCTTCCTTGTGTCTATATGATGCGTGGTCATGTACTGAAATCAAGGAGAATATGCCTATCccaacgacgagaaggaaAACGATAGACTAGGTACGTCGGAATGCCTGTGTGTTGGAGCCTATTCTTACACTCGGCCTAGACTTGCAGCACAACATCTTTCTCCTTACACTTAACTACAAGCTGGGTCTTGCCCCTCCGAATGATGAAAATTATGGGGTCAAACGTGTTCTTGACATTGGAACGGGCACTGGGTTATGGGCCATTGACTTTGGGGAAGAGCACCCAGAAGCTGAGGTAAGTCCGTTGTGTACTGGAAGAGGGAATTGTGCTAATGTAACATAGGTCATTGGTGTTGATCTCACCCCGGTTCCCACTGCACTGTATGGCTTGATTGTCATTATCTTTTATTGCTTACTGACTTATCTCAGCATTCCACCCAATGTAAAATTCGAGGTTGACGATATTGAAGAGCCCTGGATGTACAGCCAACCCTTTGACTATATCCACACCCGTGCCATGACTTCAAGCATTGCCAACTGGGGAAAGTTTCTCAAGCAAATCTACGAGTAATTCACTTCTAGATCTCTCAAGAGCACTGCAAGCTAACGCGTCTAGCGGCCTTGCACCTGGCGGTTATGTTGAGTTGTTTGAGGGTAACTTTCGACCTGAGTGTGATGATGGGACTCTGACTCCTGAACACGCTCTCTCGGAATGGGTCGATAAGTTCGAAGAATGCGGTAGGATCTTGGGCCGACTCATTATTGATGTGCCAAGTCTTGTGCCCATACTGAATGAGATTGGGTTCGTCGATGTGACCATTGTTAAGTACAAGTGGCCTATCAATCCTTGGGCAAAAGATCCACACTATCGGGAACTTGGAAGCTGGTGCTTGGAGAACTTACTGGAGGGCATCGAGGGCTTTAGCATGGGACCTTTTACGAGATGTCTTGAATGGACTAGGGAGGAAGTCAACGTATTTCTCATCGATGTCAGGAAAGATCCGAAGGACAAAAGCATACACGCCTACAGCCCTCTGTAAGTATTTGTGTCCTTACTGTTCTCCTTATTgcctcttttctccttccaACATTGTTTTATATCAGCTGGCACCTTGGTAGTTCTATATCTAACCGACACCAGGTGGACGATCTATGCCAGAAGGCCGCTTGAGGAACCGCAAGAGCCAGTACCAACTGTTTAGTTTCGGGTTGAGAGATACTTGTTTGGGGGAGAAAGGGGTTATCGTTCTCAAGGGCCCTTAGAACTAACATGTCACCACAGTAACCAGTTCCTAGTATACGTTGTTTCTTTCCATTTAGAGCCACAGAAATTTGTAAGAGCTGCAGGTATCATATGCATTACGTTCTTGGTGAGTTTGAAGATAAAGTGCTGCACGACGAGGTCTCCTTGACGTCAGATCATCGAAAACTTTGGAGCTGTCTGTCGCCGAGATGACATCTGGAGCAGAGCCAGGGCGGCCAGACCGAGTACACTATGGTGGCAGTGATGAACTTCGAAACTGTTGATGCTCCAGATACATACAAAAAAGATCGCGACTGATTGCAGATTGTTTAGAGTTGGGGAAACGGAGGAAGTGTAAAGAGTGACGGGAATTATGTACGCACTTTGCTTATGCCCAAGATTTGTGCAAGAGCCTGTGCAACTATCCAACCTCGGTACAGCTTGAGGCGTGAGGTAGGAGTGCCCAGTGCAAGTGCACGGATAATTTAAGCTCAGCCTACCCCATACGGAAGCTCCACTGGAGATATCCACTTGATCCTGGCCAACCAGATCGCCCCGAAAGGAACAAGAACAGCCCCTCGGTTTTCTGCTATTCCCGCGCAAGCGGCGAGCGGCAAGGCGGAAACGTCAGAAGCATCAATCAATCCGGCCAAATCGCCCATCCCCCGCCTCGTTCTTCTACCTTCCTGTTTTCCAACACCTAACTGGCCCAGCTCAAGCCACTGGTCAGACCAGGTCCAACAAAGAGCACCTCCGTCCCTCCCCTTCGTCAGCGACTGGCGCCCCCGACTCAACCAATATCCATCTCAGGCTGTCAGCTTCAGGAACCTCGACTCGCCATCCCGCCCTTCCCACCATCGAGCTTTTAACAAGACCTTCCACACCTAAAGCTTCCGAACCATTCCAGCCGCCATGGCTTCCAAGGGAGTTTCTCTCCTGAAGTTCGTGGGAACTGTTTCCCTCGGTCTTCTGACTGTACGTGGCCATCGCCCCCGAGCTTCCCTATCCCGCCGTCGGAGCTTGGCTTGTCGGATCATCAGTGACGCCACTATTCCCATcaccccccttcttcccccgcACTCAGAACTCCAGGGTTCCAACGGTTCCCATTCGCGAGGCGCTTCGTCCTCTCGACCACTGGACCTTCACTAACACTGCGCACCAGGGCCTGTCATACTCCCTCTCGACCGTCACCGTTCCCTCaatcctctccctcccctccgcaTCCGACGCCCTCCGCGCCTTCAAGAACCTCTACCCCGGCGCGACCGCCCGCCTGCGCATCCTGACCGGCGTCTCCGCCACCTCGTTCCTTCTTGCTTTCTTCCTTTCGCCGCGCGCCTTCCGCCATCCCTACCTCGTCTACTCCTCCGTCCTCTGCCTGACCTCGGGCCTCGCCGAGCAAATCACACCTTACATCCTCAAGAGCTCCTCCGAGTCATCGAAGCAGTCCATTGCTGCCCGCCGACAGGCCAGTCGTgagcgcgaggaggcccgcaaggccgCCCGACTCGCCCGCCAGGAAGCGCGCATGGAGGCCAGCTATGAGGTTCTCGGCGACGCGcacagcgacggcgc is drawn from Colletotrichum destructivum chromosome 6, complete sequence and contains these coding sequences:
- a CDS encoding Putative S-adenosyl-L-methionine-dependent methyltransferase superfamily: MADNQANTASANDPAPASDPPAPNGPGINTGPVIVADDDARTLGKTTAASVASSSASLASSILRHRIENGRTYHKYKDGKYAYPNDEKENDRLDLQHNIFLLTLNYKLGLAPPNDENYGVKRVLDIGTGTGLWAIDFGEEHPEAEVIGVDLTPVPTALIPPNVKFEVDDIEEPWMYSQPFDYIHTRAMTSSIANWGKFLKQIYDGLAPGGYVELFEGNFRPECDDGTLTPEHALSEWVDKFEECGRILGRLIIDVPSLVPILNEIGFVDVTIVKYKWPINPWAKDPHYRELGSWCLENLLEGIEGFSMGPFTRCLEWTREEVNVFLIDVRKDPKDKSIHAYSPLWTIYARRPLEEPQEPVPTV